In Isosphaera pallida ATCC 43644, the sequence GCCCGCAACGTCGAAGGGGTCATGGTCGCTCCGGTGGCCGAGTTCAACACCTACGACATTCTCAAACAGCGCTACCTGCTGCTGACCCGTCCCGCTCTGGAGGCGCTCAAGCAACGCGCCAAGACGATGATCGGACGCCGCCCGGCGTTGGCCGTGGCTGCGGCTTCCCCCACCACTGCTTCGGAGGCTTGAGCCGCTGATGGTCACACTGCGTCGCCCTCCCCAAATCCTGATTCGCAAAGGTCCTCAACTCGAGCCCTACCAAGTCGTGCTGCGTCCGTTGGTGACGGAGAAGTCCACCTACCTTTCGGAACGGTTCAACGCTTACACCTTCGAGGTCAACCTGTTGGCCTCCAAGACTGACATCAAGAAGGCCGTTGAAGACCTGTATCAAGTCAAGGTCGTTGACGTGCGGGTTCAAAACCGCGCAGGCAAGGCCAAACGCTTCAAGTTGACCAAAGGTCGCCGCCGCAACTGGAAGAAGGCGATCGTCGCCCTCGACCCGGAATATCGCATCGACTTTTATTGAGCTTGAGATGGAGGAGGAAGGCGATCTCACCTAGCCGCCACAAGTGGGAGGCAGATCGCCGCCTCGATCAAGGGCGGTCGCGGCCGCCGCGTCTCGCTCCTCATTCACACGCCACACCCGAGCGGTTCAAGGTTGACCACCCGTCGGGTTGGGGTCGGTTTCCACCGCGTCCTCAAGGATTCAGGTTTTGTCATGGGTATTCGATTCTACAAGCCGACCAGTCCCGGACGGCGGTTCGCCTCGGTCAGCGACTTCGCCGAACTGACCGACAAGAACAAGAAGCCGGAGAAGTCACTGACCGCGCCGCTCAAGAAAACCGGCGGCCGCAACAACCAAGGCTTCATCACCTCGCGCCACCGCGGCGGCGGCCACAAGCGGATGTACCGGATCATCGACTTCAAGCGCAACGACCGCGATGGTCAAATCGCCGAAGTCACTCACATCGAATACGACCCCAACCGCTCAGCCCGGATCGCGCTAATCCGCTACCAGGACGGGGTCAAGCGCTACATCCTGGCCCCCGAAGGTCTCAAAGCCGGCATGGTGGTGCAGTCGGGACCCGACGCCGAACCCAAGCTGGGCAACTGCTTGCCGCTCAACCGTATCCCCACCGGTCTGGCGGTTCACAACATCGAGATGCAGCCGGGCAGCGGCGGTAAGCTGTGCCGCTCGGCGGGATGCTCGGCCGTGCTGACCGCCCGCGAATCCACCTGGGCCCAATTGACCCTGCCCTCCGGCGAAGTGCGCCGCGTGCCAGCCGCCTGCCGAGCCACGATCGGCGTGGTTGGTAACGCCGAGCACATGAACATACGGCTTGGCAAGGCGGGTCGGGCGCGGTGGTTGGGTCGTCGCCCCCACGTTCGTGGGGTGGCAATGAACCCGCACGACCACCCGATGGGCGGTGGCGAAGGTCGGACCTCGGGTGGTCGTCATCCCTGCTCTCGGACCGGCAAGCTGGCCAAGGGAGGCAAGACCCGCCGCCGCCGCAAGCCGTCCAACTCGCAGATCATTCGCCGTCGCAAGAGCGTGCGTTACGGCCAACTCAAGCTCTGAGGCGCGCGGGGTTGGGTGGTGGTCCAGGATGGTTGGGACCGCCCCGCGTTTTTTTTCCCTGATTCTCGTTCGGGACGCCAGTTGTCATGGGACGTTCGCTCAAGAAAGGGCCTTATGTGGACCTTCGGCTGTTGTCGAAGGTCGAGAAGGCCGAAGCTGCCAATCAGCGCGACCCGATCAAGACCTGGTCGCGCGCCTGCACGATCATCCCGGAGTTCGTCGGCAAGAACTTCGCCATCCACAACGGCCGGACGTTCATCAAGCTGTACGTCACCGAGGATATGGTTGGACACAAGCTGGGGGAGTTCGCCCCCACCCGCACCTTCAAGTCGCACGGCGGCAAGGCCAAGGGCAAGAAGTAACCTTCGTCCGCCTCGGACGAGTCTGATCGGCCGCCCTGCCCTGCTTGGCTCCGCTCCGCTTTGGCTTTGAGTTTGGTCCGTTCGCCCCGGCTTAGG encodes:
- the rplW gene encoding 50S ribosomal protein L23, whose product is MVTLRRPPQILIRKGPQLEPYQVVLRPLVTEKSTYLSERFNAYTFEVNLLASKTDIKKAVEDLYQVKVVDVRVQNRAGKAKRFKLTKGRRRNWKKAIVALDPEYRIDFY
- the rplB gene encoding 50S ribosomal protein L2, whose protein sequence is MGIRFYKPTSPGRRFASVSDFAELTDKNKKPEKSLTAPLKKTGGRNNQGFITSRHRGGGHKRMYRIIDFKRNDRDGQIAEVTHIEYDPNRSARIALIRYQDGVKRYILAPEGLKAGMVVQSGPDAEPKLGNCLPLNRIPTGLAVHNIEMQPGSGGKLCRSAGCSAVLTARESTWAQLTLPSGEVRRVPAACRATIGVVGNAEHMNIRLGKAGRARWLGRRPHVRGVAMNPHDHPMGGGEGRTSGGRHPCSRTGKLAKGGKTRRRRKPSNSQIIRRRKSVRYGQLKL
- the rpsS gene encoding 30S ribosomal protein S19 codes for the protein MGRSLKKGPYVDLRLLSKVEKAEAANQRDPIKTWSRACTIIPEFVGKNFAIHNGRTFIKLYVTEDMVGHKLGEFAPTRTFKSHGGKAKGKK